The genomic window GCCCGGGCAGAACCTTTGCCGTCGACAACGCAGACGCCGTCCCCCGAATGCAGTTCGCTCAAATAGCGGGTCAACGTCCCCGGCACCCTGACGTAGGCGTGGACCGGCCCGGCATTGACCCGGAAAGGCCGCGGCGCCACGTATGGGTTCGGCTTCGATTCGGCTTGCACCAGGAAAAGGAAACCGCTCGAATTGCCCACCAGCAGCCCCTCGCCTTCCGTCATGAGCGTACACGTGTCGACGCAGACCCGATCGCCCATCCCTGCCGGGCGGATTGCCGTGATGCGGGCGACCGTCGGGAAAACCTTTTCTTCGGCGGCCTTCACACGCGCGATCATGGCCTTCAGCTCCCCCGGCGTCGAAGCCTGAATCACCACGCCCCGAACGCCCTTTTCCAGTATGCCCAGCGCCAGATCGATCTCCTCGATCGTGCGGACGGGCAAAAGGATGTCGCCGCCGCGGGCGAGGAGGTTTTCCAGGGGAATGATTTCCCACGGGGTTGTGCGCGGGGCTTCCTCCGACGTGTTGCCCGCGGAGGAACCGGAGGCCCCGATAACAATGCGGCCCCGGCCAAGGGACTGCACGATTCTCGCTTCATCCGCGGGGGAATCGAGCATTTCGAAGAACACGTCCACACCCGGTTTGAGGTCCCCGTCCGGGCTCACGGTGGTGATGCGGCCGAGAGCCTTGATCCCGCTTTCCAGGCCTGCGGGCACGACAAGAGCGTCCGCACCGCTTTCCAGGGCCGTGGTCACCATGTCCTTGGACCACCGATCCAGTCTGACCCAGGCCTCTTTCACACGTCTTCCTTTCTCCGGTAGAGGGCGATTTCCTCCGGAAAGGTCCGGCACACCTCGGTGTCTTCCGCATCGAATCCCGGGCACGCATCGAATCCCGGGGACACAAATGAAAGAGCCGCAGGCGGGACCTGCGGCTCTTGGCTGACGAAGCGCGTAAACAGTCGATGCAGGTCACCGCTTTCTGTTGGTAAAGCAATAATAAAAGAAGAAACCGCAAACCGACATCTCTGCTTCCCTTTCTCAAGTGTGCGATACTTTTTCAAAATAAAAGGACAATCGG from Syntrophobacter fumaroxidans MPOB includes these protein-coding regions:
- a CDS encoding 3-dehydroquinate synthase II, whose translation is MKEAWVRLDRWSKDMVTTALESGADALVVPAGLESGIKALGRITTVSPDGDLKPGVDVFFEMLDSPADEARIVQSLGRGRIVIGASGSSAGNTSEEAPRTTPWEIIPLENLLARGGDILLPVRTIEEIDLALGILEKGVRGVVIQASTPGELKAMIARVKAAEEKVFPTVARITAIRPAGMGDRVCVDTCTLMTEGEGLLVGNSSGFLFLVQAESKPNPYVAPRPFRVNAGPVHAYVRVPGTLTRYLSELHSGDGVCVVDGKGSARAATVGRVKIERRPLLLIEADCEGVTGSILLQNAETIRLSRPDGKAVSVAGLAVGDSVLVCLERAGRHFGIRVDETIREN